From one Catenuloplanes nepalensis genomic stretch:
- a CDS encoding DNA-directed RNA polymerase subunit beta' translates to MLDVNFFDELRIGLATADDIRQWSHGEVKKPETINYRTLKPEKDGLFCEKIFGPQRDWECYCGKYKRVRFKGIICERCGVEVTRSKVRRERMGHIELAASVTHIWYFKGVPSRLGYLLDLAPKDLEKIIYFASYVVTSVDAEARHRDLSTIENEIFAEKRQSENSRDSEIEKRAAKLEQDLAELEAEGAKADVRRKVKESGEREMRQIRDRAQREIDRLDEVLDTFRKLDKKQLVTDELLYRELRDRFGEYFTGGMGAEAIKALLEGLDLDAEAELLREIIRSGKGQRKIRALKRLKVVAAFLNTRNSPLGMVLDCVPVIPPDLRPMVQLDGGRFATSDLNDLYRRVINRNNRLKRLIDLGAPEIIVNNEKRMLQEAVDALFDNGRRGRPVTGPGNRPLKSLSDMLKGKQGRFRQNLLGKRVDYSGRSVIVVGPQLKLHQCGLPRMMALELFKPFVMKRLVDLNHAQNIKSAKRMVERQRPVVWDVLDEVITEHPVLLNRAPTLHRLGIQAFEPRLVEGKAIQIHPLVCTAFNADFDGDQMAVHVPLSAEAQAEARILMLSSNNILKPSDGKPVTMPTQDMVIGLYHLTHLKPEGKGAGRVFSSDAEARMAFDNGELGLGAPVKIRLRDVSSVDNGAKAEKWDAPEGWEPGQPLLVDTTLGRVLFNETLPVGYRYVNYEIRKGQLSAIVNDLAERFPKVTLAATLDALKESGFHWATWSGVTIGMGDVVAPPGKPAILERYEKEAAQIDKQYQRGLMTAEERRGELIEIWTKATNEVAKEMDTALPQDNPLWVMINSGARGNLLQLRQIAAIRGLVANPKGEIIPRPIKASYREGLSVLEYFISTHGARKGLADTALRTADSGYLTRRLVDVSQDVIIREEDCGTERAIPMQVLERDQAGVLQIHEHAETGVHARTLADTITGPDGQVVAERGTDINSILVDALHAAGVENVRVRSVLTCESKLGVCAACYGRSLPTGKTVDVGEAVGIIAAQSIGEPGTQLTMRTFHTGGVAGEDITQGLPRVQEIFEARVPKGKAPIADTPGRVRIEDGERVRKIIVVPDDGSEEIVYDKISKRSKLRRQDGEHVQVGEKLTEGTIDPHELLRILGPRAVQVHLTSEVQEVYRSQGVLIHDKHIEIIIRQMLKRVTVIDSGSTEFLPGLLVDRALFESENRRLVAEGGEPAAGRPQLMGITKASLATDSWLSAASFQETTRVLTDAAINSRSDSLVGLKENVIIGKLIPAGTGISKYRAVRVEPTEEAKAKVYSMTGYPETDYGFGPASGQAVPLDDFDFGSYR, encoded by the coding sequence GTGCTCGACGTCAACTTCTTCGACGAGCTCCGCATCGGGCTGGCCACCGCCGACGACATCCGGCAGTGGTCGCACGGTGAGGTCAAGAAGCCTGAGACGATCAACTACCGCACCCTGAAGCCCGAGAAGGACGGACTCTTCTGCGAGAAGATCTTCGGTCCGCAGCGGGACTGGGAGTGCTACTGCGGCAAGTACAAGCGGGTCCGGTTCAAGGGCATCATCTGTGAGCGCTGCGGCGTCGAGGTGACCCGGTCCAAGGTCCGCCGTGAGCGCATGGGTCACATCGAGCTCGCCGCCTCGGTGACCCACATCTGGTACTTCAAGGGCGTCCCGAGCCGGCTGGGTTACCTGCTGGACCTCGCGCCGAAGGACCTCGAAAAGATCATTTACTTCGCGTCGTACGTGGTGACGAGCGTCGACGCCGAGGCACGCCACCGCGACCTCTCGACGATCGAGAACGAGATCTTCGCGGAGAAGCGTCAGTCGGAGAACAGCCGCGACTCGGAGATCGAGAAGCGTGCCGCCAAGCTGGAGCAGGACCTGGCCGAGCTGGAGGCCGAGGGCGCCAAGGCCGACGTGCGCCGCAAGGTCAAGGAGTCCGGCGAGCGCGAGATGCGCCAGATCCGCGACCGCGCGCAGCGCGAGATCGACCGGCTGGACGAGGTGCTCGACACCTTCCGCAAGCTCGACAAGAAGCAGCTGGTCACGGACGAGCTGCTCTACCGCGAGCTGCGCGACCGGTTCGGTGAGTACTTCACCGGTGGCATGGGCGCCGAGGCGATCAAGGCGCTGCTGGAGGGTCTCGACCTCGACGCCGAGGCCGAGCTGCTGCGCGAGATCATCCGGTCCGGCAAGGGCCAGCGGAAGATCCGCGCGCTCAAGCGGCTCAAGGTCGTGGCGGCGTTCCTGAACACCCGCAACTCGCCGCTCGGCATGGTCCTGGACTGCGTTCCGGTCATCCCGCCGGACCTGCGCCCGATGGTGCAGCTCGACGGTGGCCGCTTCGCCACCTCCGACCTGAACGACCTGTACCGCCGCGTGATCAACCGGAACAACCGGCTCAAGCGCCTGATCGACCTGGGCGCTCCCGAGATCATCGTGAACAACGAGAAGCGGATGCTGCAGGAGGCCGTCGACGCGCTGTTCGACAACGGCCGCCGCGGCCGGCCGGTCACCGGCCCGGGTAACCGCCCGCTGAAGTCGCTGTCCGACATGCTCAAGGGCAAGCAGGGCCGGTTCCGTCAGAACCTGCTCGGCAAGCGCGTCGACTACTCCGGCCGTTCTGTCATCGTGGTGGGCCCGCAGCTCAAGCTGCACCAGTGTGGCCTGCCCCGCATGATGGCGCTGGAGCTGTTCAAGCCGTTCGTGATGAAGCGCCTGGTCGACCTGAACCACGCGCAGAACATCAAGTCGGCCAAGCGCATGGTCGAGCGTCAGCGCCCGGTCGTGTGGGACGTGCTGGACGAGGTCATCACGGAGCACCCGGTTCTGCTGAACCGTGCCCCGACGCTGCACCGTCTCGGCATCCAGGCCTTCGAGCCGCGGCTGGTCGAGGGCAAGGCCATCCAGATCCACCCGCTCGTCTGCACCGCGTTCAACGCGGACTTCGACGGCGACCAGATGGCGGTGCACGTGCCGCTGTCCGCCGAGGCCCAGGCCGAGGCGCGGATCCTGATGCTGTCCTCGAACAACATCCTCAAGCCGTCCGACGGCAAGCCGGTCACCATGCCGACCCAGGACATGGTCATCGGTCTGTACCACCTGACCCACCTCAAGCCCGAGGGCAAGGGTGCGGGCCGGGTGTTCAGCTCGGACGCCGAGGCGCGGATGGCCTTCGACAACGGTGAGCTGGGGCTCGGTGCCCCGGTCAAGATCCGCCTGCGGGACGTGTCCAGCGTCGACAACGGTGCCAAGGCCGAGAAGTGGGACGCGCCGGAGGGCTGGGAGCCGGGGCAGCCGCTGCTGGTCGACACCACGCTGGGCCGCGTGCTCTTCAACGAGACGCTCCCGGTGGGTTACCGCTACGTCAACTACGAGATCCGCAAGGGTCAGCTCTCCGCGATCGTCAACGACCTCGCCGAGCGCTTCCCGAAGGTGACGCTGGCGGCGACGCTGGACGCGCTGAAGGAGTCCGGTTTCCACTGGGCGACCTGGTCCGGCGTGACCATCGGTATGGGCGACGTCGTCGCGCCGCCCGGAAAGCCGGCGATCCTCGAGCGGTACGAGAAGGAGGCCGCGCAGATCGACAAGCAGTACCAGCGCGGTCTGATGACGGCCGAGGAGCGCCGCGGCGAGCTGATCGAGATCTGGACCAAGGCGACCAACGAGGTCGCCAAGGAGATGGACACCGCGCTCCCGCAGGACAACCCGCTCTGGGTCATGATCAACTCGGGTGCTCGCGGTAACCTGCTCCAGCTCCGGCAGATCGCCGCGATCCGTGGTCTGGTGGCCAACCCGAAGGGCGAGATCATCCCGCGGCCGATCAAGGCCTCGTACCGGGAGGGTCTGTCCGTGCTGGAGTACTTCATCTCCACGCACGGTGCCCGCAAGGGTCTCGCGGACACCGCCCTGCGTACCGCCGACTCGGGTTACCTGACCCGTCGTCTGGTGGACGTCTCGCAGGACGTGATCATCCGCGAGGAGGACTGCGGCACCGAGCGCGCGATCCCGATGCAGGTGCTGGAGCGTGACCAGGCCGGCGTGCTGCAGATCCACGAGCACGCCGAGACCGGCGTGCACGCGCGGACGCTGGCCGACACGATCACCGGGCCGGACGGTCAGGTGGTCGCGGAGCGCGGCACCGACATCAACTCGATCCTGGTGGACGCGCTGCACGCGGCCGGCGTCGAGAACGTGCGGGTCCGCTCCGTGCTGACGTGCGAGTCGAAGCTGGGCGTCTGCGCGGCCTGCTACGGCCGTTCGCTGCCGACCGGCAAGACCGTGGACGTCGGCGAGGCCGTCGGCATCATCGCGGCCCAGTCCATCGGTGAGCCGGGCACGCAGCTGACGATGCGTACCTTCCACACCGGTGGTGTCGCGGGTGAGGACATCACCCAGGGTCTGCCGCGTGTCCAGGAGATCTTCGAGGCGCGTGTGCCCAAGGGCAAGGCGCCGATCGCGGACACTCCCGGTCGCGTTCGGATCGAGGACGGCGAGCGGGTCCGGAAGATCATCGTGGTGCCGGACGACGGCAGCGAAGAGATCGTCTACGACAAGATCTCGAAGCGGTCCAAGCTCCGTCGCCAGGACGGCGAGCACGTGCAGGTCGGCGAGAAGCTGACCGAGGGCACGATCGACCCGCACGAGTTGCTCCGCATCCTCGGCCCGCGCGCGGTCCAGGTCCACCTGACCTCCGAGGTCCAGGAGGTCTACCGCTCGCAGGGCGTGCTGATCCACGACAAGCACATCGAGATCATCATTCGCCAGATGCTCAAGCGGGTCACCGTCATCGACTCGGGCTCCACCGAGTTCCTGCCGGGCCTGCTGGTCGACCGCGCGCTCTTCGAGTCGGAGAACCGCCGCCTGGTCGCCGAGGGCGGGGAGCCGGCCGCGGGCCGTCCCCAGCTCATGGGCATCACGAAGGCGTCGCTGGCCACGGACTCGTGGCTGTCGGCGGCCTCCTTCCAGGAGACGACCCGCGTCCTCACCGACGCGGCGATCAACTCGCGCAGCGACTCGCTCGTGGGCCTGAAGGAGAACGTGATCATCGGTAAGCTCATCCCGGCCGGTACCGGTATCTCCAAGTACCGCGCGGTCCGGGTCGAGCCGACCGAGGAGGCGAAGGCCAAGGTCTACTCGATGACCGGTTACCCGGAGACCGACTACGGCTTCGGACCGGCCAGCGGGCAGGCCGTGCCGCTCGACGACTTCGACTTCGGGTCCTACCGTTGA
- the rpsL gene encoding 30S ribosomal protein S12: MPTIQQLVRKGRQAKTSKTKTPALKGSPQRRGVCTRVYTTTPKKPNSALRKVARVKLSSQIEVTAYIPGVGHNLQEHSIVLVRGGRVKDLPGVRYKIIRGSLDTQGVRNRKQARSRYGAKKEKS; this comes from the coding sequence GTGCCCACGATCCAGCAGCTGGTCCGCAAGGGCCGCCAGGCGAAGACGAGTAAGACCAAGACGCCGGCGCTGAAGGGGAGTCCCCAGCGTCGCGGAGTCTGCACGCGCGTCTACACCACCACCCCGAAGAAGCCCAACTCGGCGCTGCGCAAGGTCGCTCGTGTCAAGCTCAGCAGCCAGATCGAGGTGACCGCGTACATCCCCGGTGTGGGTCACAACCTGCAGGAGCACTCGATCGTGCTCGTGCGTGGCGGTCGTGTGAAGGACCTGCCGGGCGTTCGCTACAAGATCATCCGCGGTTCGCTGGACACCCAGGGCGTCCGCAACCGTAAGCAGGCGCGCAGCCGCTACGGCGCGAAGAAGGAGAAGAGCTGA
- the rpsG gene encoding 30S ribosomal protein S7, producing MPRKGPAPRRPLTPDPVYNSPLVTQLVNKILADGKRQLAERIVYGALEGCREKTGTDPVVTLKRAMDNVKPTLEVRSRRVGGATYQVPVEVRPSRALTLGLRWLTTYSKARREKTMIERLQNELLDASNGLGAAVKRREDTHKMAESNKAFAHYRW from the coding sequence ATGCCGCGTAAGGGCCCCGCTCCCCGCCGGCCGCTGACGCCGGACCCGGTTTACAACTCGCCGCTCGTCACGCAGCTGGTGAACAAGATCCTGGCGGACGGCAAGCGTCAGCTCGCGGAGCGCATCGTCTACGGCGCGCTTGAGGGCTGCCGTGAGAAGACCGGCACCGACCCGGTCGTGACGCTGAAGCGCGCCATGGACAACGTGAAGCCGACCCTCGAGGTCCGCAGCCGCCGTGTCGGTGGCGCGACCTACCAGGTGCCGGTCGAGGTCCGCCCGTCCCGCGCGCTGACGCTGGGCCTGCGCTGGCTGACCACGTACTCCAAGGCGCGCCGCGAGAAGACCATGATCGAGCGGCTGCAGAACGAGCTGCTCGACGCGAGCAACGGCCTCGGTGCCGCTGTGAAGCGTCGCGAGGACACGCACAAGATGGCCGAGTCCAACAAGGCCTTCGCGCACTACCGCTGGTGA